The DNA sequence TTACTTCATCCAATACACATAGCAACGCTGCAACATGTGCATATGACTGTTCCATGTGCAAACTTTGCTCCGCGGTATGTCCTGTTGATGCAAGGCCGGCTGAAATGCTCACAGAACTGCGTAACTACGTTCAGTCCTGCAATCTTTTTGATCTCAAAAAATACTCCCCGCTTCTCAGCTATGAGAAATCAGGCCGTAGATTTCCATTCAAGGACAGCATCATACCGAAAGGATGTGATACAGCTTTTTTCCCAGGCTGCACTCTCCCAGCACTTTTCCCAACTGCAACAATAGCTGCATACTCATCTCTCAAATATAAAGATAAAAAATTAGGCCTGATTTTAGACTGCTGTTCAAAGCCGTCAAAAATGCTTGGCCTGAAAGAGTTACACGGCATAGCTATAACTGAACTGTCTGACAGGATCACAAAACACGGGATAAAGAGAATATTAACCGGTTGCCCCAACTGCCACATGACCTTAAAAGAATTCAGCCCAGCATTCGAAGTCATTTCTATTTATGAAGAACTGTACAACCTTAATATTACTACAGTCACCCCTTATATATCCGAAATTACCATTCATGACCCGTGTGTCACCCGCTATGAAGACAATATTCACAATTGTATTAGAAACCTCCTTACTCGTGCTGGCATTAGAATCACCGAGATGAAGCATAGTAAACGCAAAACAGTTTGCTGTGGCGAAGGAGGAGCGCTGTCTTTTCATAATCCAGATTATGCTGACAACTGGTCTGAAAAAAGAATTACTGAAGCGCAAAAAACAAATCTACCCATGGGTACCTACTGCGCAGGGTGTGTAAACTTTCTTTCTCCCAACTACCCAACAACACACATTCTTGACCTCCTTATGGTTAAGCGGAAAGAGATACCTAAACCAGTTCAATTTCCATTTAATTATGCCAATAGACTACTGCTTAGATGCTCAGCACGACTGAAATAATTTTTTTTACTTTCAACTCTTCTAATCCTTTAAGGTTCGATGTAACACACAAGTCAATGAATTCAGACAATACAACCATTACAGCTTCCGAATTTCCTATTGCGCTACTCAGTCTAGG is a window from the Maridesulfovibrio zosterae DSM 11974 genome containing:
- a CDS encoding (Fe-S)-binding protein, with product MTAADTSRKLIQYTAETCVDCGLCVAQCAFLKSTGSPLHIAQEILTSSNTHSNAATCAYDCSMCKLCSAVCPVDARPAEMLTELRNYVQSCNLFDLKKYSPLLSYEKSGRRFPFKDSIIPKGCDTAFFPGCTLPALFPTATIAAYSSLKYKDKKLGLILDCCSKPSKMLGLKELHGIAITELSDRITKHGIKRILTGCPNCHMTLKEFSPAFEVISIYEELYNLNITTVTPYISEITIHDPCVTRYEDNIHNCIRNLLTRAGIRITEMKHSKRKTVCCGEGGALSFHNPDYADNWSEKRITEAQKTNLPMGTYCAGCVNFLSPNYPTTHILDLLMVKRKEIPKPVQFPFNYANRLLLRCSARLK